In Nicotiana tabacum cultivar K326 chromosome 17, ASM71507v2, whole genome shotgun sequence, one DNA window encodes the following:
- the LOC107762967 gene encoding dof zinc finger protein DOF1.5-like produces MAQVQESRISQGIKLFGATIQVQAKQAAKGDDHDTDEDQEKKPEKIIPCPRCKSMETKFCYFNNYNVNQPRHFCKGCQRYWTAGGALRNVPVGAGRRKAKPPCGGSDGDMAAGLSDGCFFDVTNHGNIHQLDFDGVVAEEWHLFPAAKRRRSTSGSQSC; encoded by the coding sequence ATGGCTCAAGTTCAAGAAAGTCGCATCTCACAAGGCATCAAGTTGTTTGGTGCAACAATACAAGTTCAAGCAAAACAAGCTGCAAAAGGTGATGATCATGATACTGATGAAGATCAAGAAAAAAAGCCAGAAAAGATCATCCCTTGCCCTAGATGCAAAAGCATGGAAACCAAGTTTTGTTACTTCAACAACTACAATGTTAACCAGCCAAGACACTTTTGCAAAGGTTGTCAAAGGTACTGGACGGCCGGTGGGGCCCTACGGAACGTGCCCGTAGGAGCCGGCCGTCGCAAGGCCAAACCGCCTTGTGGCGGCAGCGACGGCGACATGGCGGCCGGATTATCAGATGGTTGCTTCTTTGATGTTACTAATCATGGGAATATTCACCAGCTTGACTTTGATGGAGTGGTGGCTGAGGAATGGCATCTTTTTCCGGCGGCCAAGAGGAGGAGGAGCACCTCCGGTAGCCAATCTTGTTGA